GTCCGCGAGTCGCACCGCGGTGGTGCGATGCGCGAGTTGCCACGCGTAGGTGGCGCTTTCGCGCATCTTGCCCAGCAGGTAGCTGTTCAGCTGTGTTCCCAGTTGAAAACGTTGGACGAGTGTGTTGAACCGCTGGTCGGGAAGCTTGTACGCGATCACCGGGTCGATCGCCCGCACTGTGGCCGATCTCGGCTGACCGTCCCGTCCGGAGAACTCGCCTATCACATCTCCCGGGCCCCGGATCGCGAGCAGAACCTCCCGACCGTCGGCCCGGGAGTACACCACTTTCAACCTGCCGGACAGGCACAGCAACACCCAACCGCCCGGAGCTCCCTGGGCAATCAGGTTTTCCCTGGCTCGATACTGGATTCGGACACCCTGCTGAACGAGCTCTGCCCAGGCACGGGAGGAGATCAGGGACCGGAATCCGGTTGGTCGACGAAATTCGTTGTCCGCGCTCACGAACTCGTGTGTATCCCCTGAACCCCTCATTGGGGACCGCGATGCGGCAAGATCACCCGAACAGCCTCGCCACGATCACGGTGGGTGGTCCACCTACGGTTCGACCGAAAAGTCGGTGATCAATCAACCCCCGGGAAACCGCCGAAGCACGAGCGCACCGCGAACGGCGTGCTAGGGTTCACAACCATGCAGACGCAGCTCGTTCGCACGACCCCGAACCCCGGGGTCGCGAGTACCGCGTGGTGGCCGCCGACGGCGGCCTGCTACCTGCGCGTCTGACGCACTCCCACGGGCCGCCTCGTCGAGGTGGCCCGGGAACTCCCTCCCGGTTTCCTCCCCGGGGCGGTCCTCCAAACCACGGAAGGACTCCCCATGAGCACCGAGGACACCGAAACGACCGGCTCCGCCGCCGAACTGATCAACCGCCTGCGCTCCGTCGACTGCCCGCCCTTCGCGCTGCTGCGCCGCTGGGACCCCGAGCACGACGAACCCGGATCCGTCGAAGTGCTCATCGGGCCGATCACCACGGTCGAACACCTCTCCGAGATCCCACTACCGCAGGGCGCTCCCGACCACGGCGCCGGGCACGACGCCCTCGCGCTCGTGCCGTTCCGCCAGATCCGCGAACGCGGCTTCGACTGCCACGACGACGGCACCCCGCTGCGGGTCCTCCGGGTCGAGGAAAGCCACCGGCTCGACACCCGCGACGTGCTCGACGCCCTGCCCGACCACGAGCTCGCACTGCACGAGGACGGTTTCGACGTCGACGACGAAACCTACGCGGCGACCGTCAAGCGCATCGTGCACGACGAGATCGCCACCGGCGAAGGGGCGAACTTCGTGATCCGGCGCGACTTCACCGCCCGGATCCACGACCACAGCACCGACTCGGCCCTGACCCTGTTCCGCAGGCTGCTGCGGGCCGAACACGGCTCCTACTGGACGTTCCTCGTGCGCGCAGGCCCCGAGACCGACGAGCACGGCGGGCGAACGCTGGTGGGCGCCAGCCCCGAAGTGCACGTGCGGCTGGACGACGGCGAGGCGGTGATGAACCCGATCAGCGGCACCTACCGCTACCCCGACACCGGCCCCGACCGCGCAGGCCTGCTGCGGTTCCTCGCCGACCCCAAGGAGAACGCGGAACTGTCGATGGTGCTCGACGAGGAACTGAAGATGATGTCGGCGGTCGGCGACCGCGGCGGCCGCGTGCACGGGCCCTACCTGCGAGAAATGGCGCACCTGGCCCACACGGAGTTCGAGATCCGCGGCCGCACCGGGATGGACGCGCGCGACGTCCTCCGCGAGACCTCGTTCGCCGCCACCGTCACCGGAAGCCCGCTGGAGAACGCCTGCCGCGTGATACGCCGCTACGAGCCCTCCGGCCGCGGCTACTACGCCGGGGCGCTGGCGCTGTTCTCCCGCGACTCCGGCGGGGGCCAGCGACTCGACTCGCCCATCCTCATCCGCGCCGCCGACATCGCCCCGGACGGGCGAGTCCGCGTGCCCGTGGGGGCGACCCTGGTGCGGGACTCGGAACCCTCCTCGGAGGTCGCCGAAACCTGGACCAAAGCAGCAGGCGTGCTCACCGCGCTGGGCGTGCGCCGACGAACGGCCACCACCACGAACCCCGCCCGCCCCGACGGGGGCTTCGCGCGGGACCCGCTGGTCGCCGCACGGCTGGCGGCCCGGCGCGACTCGCTGGCCTCCTTCTGGCTGCGCCCGCGGGAAGAACTCCCCGCACCGGCCGGACAAGCCTTGATCATCGACACCGGGGACAGCTTCACCGCCATGCTCGCGCAGGTGTTCCGCTCGCTCGGACTGAACCCGATCGTGCGCGGCTACGCCACCCCACCGGACGAGCTGCTGGACACGCGGGCGGAACTCACCGTGCTCGGGCCCGGCCCCGGCAACCCCGACGACCAGGACGACACCCGCATGCTCCGACTGCGCGAACTGGCCCACCAGCTGGTCCACAGGGCGCGGACGGACGAGCACCCGCTGCTGGGCGTGTGCCTGGGACACCAGCTGATCGGCCGCGAACTCGGGCTGCCCCTGCTCCGCAAACCCCAGCCGCACCAAGGGTTGCAGCGCGACATCGACCTCTTCGGACAGCGCTCCACCGTGGGGTTCTACAACTCCTTCACCGCCCACGCCGACGACGCCACAGCCACGCGACTGCACACCAGCGGGATCGAACTCAGCCGCGATGCGGACAGCGGCGAAGTGTACGCCTTCCGCGCGCCGAACATCGCCGGTGTGCAGTTCCACCCGGAATCCGTGCTCACCCTCGACGGCCGGACGACCGTGCACGAGCTCGTCCAACGGCTCGCTCCGGGACTCGTCGGCAGCTGAAACACCCGGTGGCCGGTGTGGGGCGCACACCGGCCACCGGCGCGTAGCTCCACGAATCCCCGCGCGTGCCGGGGCCTACATCTCGCCGGGCTGCTGAGACGAGGGCAGTGGCGGTCTATCCCCGCATGCGCGGGGCCTACCCGCGAACTGCGTGACCTGGTGTCCTAACCCGAGGTCTATCCCCGCGTGCGCGGGGCCTACTCCGGTCTGAGCTGCGTTGACGAACGGATTTCGGCTCTATCCCCGCGTGCGCGGGGCCTACCACAGCATTACCGGGACGGCGGGAACAAGCCCAGCTCTATCCCCGCGTGCGCGGGGCCTACACTTCCTGCGCTGGGAGTTTACCAGCGACATCGAGCTTTTGGAATCACTTTCCTCCGGACGAAGCACCGACACCGTCGACACCGCCACGCAACCACCCACGACGGGCACACGCCAGGAGAGCCAGAAGCCCCCGTCAGCAACGCGTGGAACCACCGTCCTGCTCGCTCTGCTGCCCGTTCTCCGAAGGGAACCCACTCGCCCGCGCGGTGGAACCACCGTCCTGCCCCGCTGGACCACCCTCCACCGCAGGCAACGGCGGCGTGGTGGGCTGCGACTCACGCACCCGCATCGGAATGTAGTCCTTGCTCGCCTGGTCGTAGTGCATCAGATGCGTCCCCCGGAAGAACCGGCAGTCGTGCTGGGACAGCTGCCAACCGACCGCCAGCATCACGCTCTTCGGAACCATCGCCACCACCACGAGCTCGCGCTCACCGGCCTCCTTCTTGACCCGGACGAGGTGCTCGGCCAGCTCCCCACCCAAGTGAGCCATGTCCATGCTGGACAGATCCGGCGAGTAGTTCGGCCCCGGCGTCTCACCCCGGAACGTGACCGTGTGCGCCGTCCGCACCCCGAAGCGCTCGAACATCTCGGCGGAGAAGTACCGCGCGGCCGGGGTGAACGCCAACCACACCCCGACACGCCCCCGCGGCAGCTGCCCGTCCAGCTGCCCGCTCACCGAACCGCTCCGCCCCCGGGACCGCTCCGTCAACGCGAACTCCCGCTCCTCGGCGGGCAACAGCTCGAGCAGCCGCAAACTCTCGGGATGCGGCAGATACGCCCCGAGCGCCAGCGCCGCGGGCCACAGCATGTTCGGGGCGACGGTGTAGCCGGTGTCCTCGCGATCGTTGTTGATCGCCTCCTCCACCACGGCACCGATCTCCCGGCACGGCTCGACCACGTCGATGACCCCGTTGTCGACACGCTGCCCCAGATCCACCCACCGCACCACCGACCGCATCGACATGCGCCGCTGCTGCGCCGCGGCCAGCGGCTGCTCGTGCCAGTTCGGCATCGCCTCGTCGAGCAGCTGCACGTAGAACAACGTCCCCCGCTTGCGGTGCAGCCGGGCACGCCAGACCAACCCCACCACCAGCAGGACCAGCGCTGTGATCCCCGCCAGCCAACGCGTCAGCACCACGTAGCCGTCCGAGTCGTCCCGCGGCAGCAGGTCCTCCAGGATCAACGCCAGCGAGGCGGTGATGAGCGAGGCCGCCACCACGATCACCGCGTTCGCCAGGGAAACCCGCGCCTCCCCGCTCGGGCGACGCAGTCCACGCGACGAATTGACCATGAAACCCCCTCACGAACGATGATCGTTCGGTAACCTACCGCAGTGATCTCCGTCGGTGCGATCAACGGCGGCCGATCGACATCGCCTGGGGAGGCAGTGCTTGAACGAGACCTTCGTCAATCCGTACACCTTCGTCCCGTTCCCGCAGGCGGGACCGCACCGCTGCGCGCCGCAGGGACACGCCGGGCGGGGTGACCTGCTGTCCGGCACGCTGGTGGTGACCCTGCACGCGCGGACCCCGCTGCTGCTGCGCGGCATCAGCAGCGCGCAGCAGCCCACCGACCTGCCACGCAGACCCGACGGAACCCCGATGATCCCCGGTTCCGCGCTGAAAGGGGCGCTGCGGTCGCTGCACGAAACCCTGGCCGGGGGGTGCCTGCGCGTGTTCGACGAGGAATTCACGCCCAGCTACCGCGACTCGGCCTCGGCACGCGAAGTCGGCAGCCCACGCATGGCCGTGGTCGCCGAGCACCACGACGAACGAACACCGCCGGTGCTGCGGCTCTGCACCGACGAGGCGCGCAAACCCCGGCTGCACCAGGAGGAACTGGCCCGGATCCACCGCGAGGAAGGCCCGCTGACCTCAGGCGACCGACTGCGGGTCGACTTCGACGAGCAGACCGGGAAACCACACCGGGCCCACCGCGACGACAACGGCGAGTGGGTGGTGCTGCTCAGCGACACCAACGCGCGCCGAGCGGACCAGCCCTACTACGCCCACATCCGCAAACTCCCCGCCGACGCCAAGCAGCAACAGCTCGCCCCCGAGGTCTGGGAACGCTTCCGCACCGCGGTGGCCGGAACCGACGACCTGCGCACCGCCCGACTGCGCCACCGCGACGAGCAGCAGCCCTTCACCGAGGTCACCTTCTCCCACAAACCCCACGGGCAACGCGAAGCCGGCGAATTCACCCTCGGCAGGCGAGACCTGGCCGCGCAGGTGCTGCGCCCGGGACAACCGGTGTGGGTGCACACCGACGGCGACGGCACCATCACCAAACTGCAGCTGGGCATGATCTGGCGCCACCCCGGCGAGACCCCGACGGGCGAGCGGATCGACAAACAGCTGCTGCCCTGCGACGACGACCAGGAGCTGTGCCCGAGCTGCCGCCTGTTCGGCTCCGCCGACACCACGGGCGAGGACACCCCCGAAGCGCAGCAGCGCTCCTACCGGGGGCACGTGCGCGTCGGCGACGCCACAGCCGTCGACGAGGTCACCCCACACACGCCGACACTGCCGCCGCTGGGAGCCCCCCAACCGGGAGCAGGCCAGTTCTACCTGCACAACGACGCCAAGGTCCGCGGCAACGCGGCGAACCCGCCGCTGCGGGAATGGGGCTCGGCCGCCGACAACGGGCAGCGCCCCCGCACCCTCCGAGGCCGCAAGCACTACTGGCACACCCCCACCTCCGAGGGCGCACCACCGGAACGCGGCCGCGCCAGAAACCACCAACACTCCAGCGAGATGGCCACCGAGGCCGCGGCGTTCCCGGCAGGAACCCGGTTCACCGCCAGGCTGGCCTTCACCGACCTCGACGAGGCCCAGCTCGGCGGGCTGCTGGCCTGCCTGCTGCCCGGTGAACTGCTGGACCGGCAGCTGTGGCAGCACGTCGGCGGCGGCCGCCCCCTCGGCTACGGCTCCTGCACCTTCGAAGTCGACACCGCCGCCAGCGAGATCCAGCACTCCGGGGCGCGCTACGGCGCCGCCCACGAACCGATCGCGCCGAAACCGGAACGCTTCCTCGAGGCCTTCCGCGACTGGGCCCGCACGCACGCCCCAGCGGCACGGGAGCTCTGGCCGCAGGTGGCCAAGGCGCTGGATCCGCACACCGTGGACCCGGACGCGGTGTGGTATCCGCCGGGGGCGTACTGGCAGCAGCGCGAACACGACCCCGAAAACTTCGACAAGGGCTACGCGTTCTGGGAACGCACCAGCGGAAAAGCCATGCGCACCGACGGAAACGTGCGTACCGGACACCCGCTGATCGCGCTGCCCGAACTGTCCGAACCCGAACAGCGGTTGCCGATCCTGCCCGAGACCAACACCGGCAACGACAACAAGGGCGTGGAACTGCCCAACCAGGCACGACACCCCGGCGACGGACGGAAAGGCCAACGTTGAACACCTACCTGGACGTGGCGGTGATACGCATCCAGTCGTGGCTGACCCGAGTCCCCCACCTGCGCGGACGCCGCGGCGCCTCGGCGATGATCCGCCGTGCCACCGACCCCGAGACGATCGACTCCCTGCTGGCGGGCAAGCAACACCTGGCACAGCGCTGCGCCGAAGCAGGCCACATCGACGGAGTCGTGCCGCTGCAGCTGCACAGCGACGACGCGGAGACCACCGCGTGGGCCGAACAACACGTGATCCGACACCTGCGTGAACTGCTGCCCGGGGCCTCGCTGCACACCAGCCTGCGCCGGGGCACCGACCGGCAGCAGTCCCAGCACTCCGGCACCACGGTGCGCGAACGGGAATGGCCGCCCGTAGTGTCCGAATGGCCCCCCGGCAAGCAGTGCGACTGGTGCCACGTCTGGCCCGCCTGCCAACACCGCGAAACCGGAAGCGGCGCCGACAAGAAGTGGGAAGCGCTGTGCCCGGACTGCCTGGGCCGGGACGACAACGCGGGCTATGCCACCAGCTCCAAACAGGACCTCGTGCCCGGTACCGAGCACGAGCTGCTGGAACGGTGGGAAAAGCAAGACTTCGGCACACCGGCGAAGGTGCCGGACAAGTTCCCCGAGCTGGTCACCTTCGGCCCACCCGAGGACAACACCCACCTCGCCACCGTCTACGCCGACGGCAACGCCATCAGCCTGTTCGGGCGACAACTCCGCGCCACCCCGACACGGAAAGGCGAGGCGGGATTCGACATGCCCGCCGCCATCGACGAGGCGACCTGGTCCGGACTGCTGCACGCCATCCGGGACGTCACCGACGAGCCCAGGACAACACTGCCGATCAGCGCGCACTTCGTCGGCGGGGACGACGTGCTGGTCAGCCTGCCCGCCCACCACGCGTGGCGGTTCACGCGCACCCTGCAGGAGCGGTTCGGGACGTGCCTGCGCGCCAGGCTGGACGAGAAAGGCCTGGACACGGTCGCGGCTCCGAGCCTGTCAGCCGCCGCGGTGTTCCACCACCACTCGAGCCCGCTGGCCACGGCGGTGGACCTGGCCGGGGAACTACTCGCCCGCACCAAGAAACACCACCGCGGGAGGACAGCCGCGCTGGTCTGGCAGGACATCACCCACGACGGTCCCTACGACATCGACCGCGCCGGGATCCCACTGGCCACCCTGCAGAACTCGTGGGACGCCCTGCGGGAACTGGCCCGGCACGGCGGCTCCACCCGCGCGAATCTCGCCGCCCTGGCCCGCGCGAACGAGCACGACCAACTCCGCAAGCACGCCGAACGGCTGGGGATCGCGCACACCCTCGACCGCTTCACCCCGGAGTCGATAAGCCTGCTCGACGCGCTGGGCATGGTGCGCTGGTGGAAGGAGGACGCATGACATCCACGGTGGAATTCGAAATCGCCTTTCACAGCCCGTTCCGGGTCTCCACCGGCCACGCCCGCTCCGGAGTGGACGCCACCGTCAGCCGCGAGGACCCGCTGCCCAACACCAGCGTCAAAGGCGTCATGCGCGCCACCGCCACCCGACTGCTCGGCGACGACGCCACGATCGTGGAAGAGGTCTTCGGCTCCCCACGAGTGGAATCCCCGTGGCGCTGGGGCCGCGTCACCACCCCCGACGGCAGCACCTGGCACCGGCCGCAGGCGGCAGCCCGACTGAAGATCGACCCGTGCACCCGAACGGCCAGCACGGACATGCTCGCCATCAGCGAGCAGACCGGGGCCGAGCTGGCCGGGTTCAGCGTCACCCAGCGCCACCACCTGCCGCCGGAGGAACTGCACCGCCACCGGCTGGTGCTGGCCGTGACCGGGCAGGCCATCCACTCGCTGGGGGCCGAGACCCGCCGCGGGCTGGGCTGGGTCGGTATCACCTGCACCAACGTCGACCTGGATGAACAAGCCGTGACGGACTTCCTCGAACTGGGGGCGAGTTGAACGAGTACGCACGAGTCACCGTCCGCCTCGACGAGACGGTCGTGGCAGGCAGGAACCCCCGCGCCGACTCGCGTCAGGACACCCACGAGCACATCCCCGGCTCGGTGCTGCGCGGAGCCCTGGCGGCGGTGTGGATCCAACGCCACGGAACCGGGATCACCACCACCCCCGAATTCACCCGGATCTTCGAGGGCGAGGGCGGTTTCGGCCCGCTGCACTGCCCGGCGAGCCTGCCGGTGCCGCTGTCGATGCGCACGCACAAGTACCCGCACACGAACAGGTGCCGCCAACTGTGGTGGGACGAAGCCCGCTACGAGACCGCCGACTTCTGCCCCACCGCGGACTGCGCGAGCCCGCTGGAAACCGGCAAGGGCGAACCCCGCGGCACCGTGCGGACCGTGGACCGCACCATGAACGCGATGTCACCCGACGGGGTGACACTCGACGGCGGGCTGTACAGCCAGCGGGCACTGCCCGACGAACTGCGGCTGACCGGCTGGGTGCACGGCGACGCGCTGCGGGCGCTGTACCCCGACGACACCCCGGTCACCGAGCTGCTGCTGGGCTCGCGGCGCAGCCTGCGCGGGCACGCCACCGTCGAGATCGACACCGAAACCGTCCCCGATCCCGTGGAGTGCCACGGCAACGAGGTGATCCTGCGGCTGGCCTCACCCGGGGTATTCGTCGACGAGTACGGGATGCCCACCGACCAGCCCGACCGGGAGGAACTGTCCGAAGTGCTGGGCGTGCGGATCCAGGAGATCACCGGTTCGTGGCCCCGCTGGGAAGAGACCGGAGGCTGGCACGCAGCCAGCGGCCTGCCCAAACCCGTCGAACGGGTGGTCTCCGCAGGCTCCACCTACCGGCTGCGGTGCGAACAGCCACCCACCGAACAGGCCCGGCGCCTGCTGATGACCCGCGGCATCGGGCTGCGCCGCCGAGAAGGCTTCGGCGGGCTCTACCGCATCGACCCTCCCGTCGGGATCGCCGAGCTGACCAGCAGGATCGCTCCGCTGACCCGGAGCTCCCGCCTGCTTTCCCTCTTCCGGTACCGGCTCGACCCGCTCCGGAACGGAACCGGCGACGACACCCGATTCCACAACGCACTCCGCAGAGACGACATCGAGGAGGACATCGCCACCGCGATACGCACCCTGCTCGACGTCGAGGACCCCGCCCTCTACGAGCAGCTGCTGGACTTTCTCGACAACCTCCTGGAGAACAAACGGTGAAAAGCGCGCTGTTCCGCATTCGACTGCGCATGCGCTCGCCCGGCGGAGTGACCGCCCCGGAAGCCTCCGCCGACCCCGGGCAAGCACTGAGGCTGCGCCGGGACACCAGCGGCAGAGTGCACCTTCCCGGATCGACCGTGGCAGGCAGTCTGCGAGCCCACTGCGAACACTACGAGGCACTCGCCCCCACCGAGACCCGACCGGGCCTGTTCGGCCAACCACCCAGCGGGGAAAAACCAGAACAACGCCGAGCCTCGCCGGTCGGCGTGCTGGGCACGCTCCTGCGCTCGGCGGAACAACCCGTCACGAGCGCCCCGCGCACCTCCATCGACCGGCAACGCGGCGCGGCCTCCAACAAAACGCTGCACCGGGCCGAACAACTGCCCGCGGGCACCGAGTTCGACATCGTGCTGCGCTGGGACCGTCCCGACGAGCGGTTCGACGAGTTCCTGCGGGCGCTGCGCACGTGGCGGCCCGGGCTCGGCCGCGGAACCAGCCACGGAGCAGGACTGTCCGAGGTGGTCGGACTCGGCCACCGCGTCTACGACCTGGCCACCAGCCGGGACCTGCTGGACTGGCTGCGGACAGCAACCCCGGAGGACTACCCGGAAGCGGCACCGTGCGAACCGCACGCCCCGCGCAACCGACTGCTCGACGTGGAACTGGCCATCGTCGACGGGATCCACATCGGCATCGGCGGCACCGACGAGGAGCCCGACGCGAACCCCGAGAGCACCGAGGGCGTCGAGGACGTGCCCAAGGTCAGCCGGGTGCTGCGCCGGGACGGCCAGTTCCTGATCCCCGGAACCAGCCTCAAGGGAGTGCTGCGTTCCCGCGTGGAATACATCTGCCGCGTGGTCGGCGCCCCGGCCTGCCCCGAGCAGAGCTGCGGAAGCTGCTACCCGTGCGAGATCTTCGGCTACGGCGGACGCAGCGGGCACTCCCGCCGCTCCCGCGTGGCAGTGCACGACGCCACCATCACCGCCCCCACCCTGGAAGAACGCAGGCACGTGGCCATCGACCGGTTCACCGGAGGCGCCGCCCCTGAGCTGCTCTACACCGACGAAGTGCTCACCGGCGGCCGGTTCCGACTCCACGTCGAGGCACTCGAACCGCTCGACGAACTCGAACAGCTCCACACGCTGCTACTGAACACCGCGCTCGCCGACCTGCACGACGGGCTCGTCGGCATCGGCGCGCGCACCACCGCCGGGTGCGGAACCGTCCACGTCACCGACCCCGACTGGCAACGCCCCCGAGAAATGGCCACCCTGGCCGACCGGCTGCGTAAGGAATCCGCATGAGCACCACCTGGACCCTGTACGGAAGTCAACGCCGCAGCAGCCGGGACTCGTGGGAACAACTGCACCGGCTCACCCAGAACTGGACAGCGGCCTGGGCCGACAACAACGGGTTCCACCTGACCGACATGCCCGCTGAAACACCCGTGACCACCCAGTTGTGGGCGTGGACCACGGGGGCGTGGCTGCGCGTGCGGCTCGACCCGCCGCACTGGTGGGCCGCTCTGCTGTCCTGCGCGGACAACGGCATCGAGAGCTGTCTGGACAACGATCCCGACATCGCGTGGTGCCGGGAGCACGTGGAGCAACCACGCATCACCTCGGTGCTGCACTGGAACAGCACGGACAAGCGCATCCAACAGCTCCGCAGCACGAACGCAGCACTCCTGGACCACGACACCGTGCAACTCGTCCCGCTGCGCAGCACTCACCCGACCACCGCCACCTTCATCGGCAGCCGGGAATCCCTGCCCCCGACGCCGAGCGCATGAGCACGCCGACCACGGCCCGCTGCGGACCAGCGTCCGAGCGGGCCGAAACACGTCACCCGGAGAGCCCGCCGCTCGGCAGGCCCCCGGCCTGCGCGCAGGGGGCCGTGCCCGGCAGGTCCCGGTCCCGGCGAGACCGGACAGCAGGCTAGACCTGCTCCGGATCCGCCAGGGTGAGCAGACCACACCCGTAGGCCTTGCCGGGGCCGATCCCGGTGACCAGAGTCTTGGCGAAGACCTGCCGATCGACCACGCGCAATCTTCCCTCGAAAGTCGCGGTGGTCAACACCACCTTGGGCCCACGCCCGTTCTTGACGAAGGAATGCCGCTTCCGGTCGGTGATGCGCACCTCCCGCGGCTCACCCCGCGCAGGCTCCCCCTCCGCAGCGGCCTCCACGGCCTCCTCCGAAGCTCCCTCCGTCGAGGCGGCCACGACTTCGAAGCCCCACCGGTGAGCACGCTCCAGGAACCACCCGCGTTGCGCGGCCGCGGTGCGATGCCCCATCCGCCGACCACGCTGCCGCCCGGCGGAACCGCCCTCCTCACCGGCGGAACCGGGCTTGTCCGGGCTGCTGGTGTTCTGCACCGGATTGGCCGTCACCCGGAAGACGAACTCCCGCCCCTCACTCAAACCGTCCAGCACCGGAGCGTAATCCCGCACGGTGTAGTGCCGCCCCTCAGCCTGCGGCCAGCCCGCCTGCTCCACCAGATGCATCCAGTCCGGGACCCCGACAGTGAGCACCACCAACTCGGGACGGTGCGAACCACCCGCGTCCAACCGCCACAACACCCGCTGCTCCCCGGAAAAGTCCGGCAACCCCGCGAGGACGGCCCCGTGAAGCTTGCGCGGACTGGTCAGCAAC
This genomic stretch from Actinopolyspora halophila DSM 43834 harbors:
- a CDS encoding Crp/Fnr family transcriptional regulator — its product is MSADNEFRRPTGFRSLISSRAWAELVQQGVRIQYRARENLIAQGAPGGWVLLCLSGRLKVVYSRADGREVLLAIRGPGDVIGEFSGRDGQPRSATVRAIDPVIAYKLPDQRFNTLVQRFQLGTQLNSYLLGKMRESATYAWQLAHRTTAVRLADLLITLIDAAGPDHPCPATIALSQEELATALGLARSAVTPVLAEWKAAGLIRVSRGKLHVVDVATLERISRPDVSTSGQNGP
- a CDS encoding phenazine-specific anthranilate synthase component I, giving the protein MSTEDTETTGSAAELINRLRSVDCPPFALLRRWDPEHDEPGSVEVLIGPITTVEHLSEIPLPQGAPDHGAGHDALALVPFRQIRERGFDCHDDGTPLRVLRVEESHRLDTRDVLDALPDHELALHEDGFDVDDETYAATVKRIVHDEIATGEGANFVIRRDFTARIHDHSTDSALTLFRRLLRAEHGSYWTFLVRAGPETDEHGGRTLVGASPEVHVRLDDGEAVMNPISGTYRYPDTGPDRAGLLRFLADPKENAELSMVLDEELKMMSAVGDRGGRVHGPYLREMAHLAHTEFEIRGRTGMDARDVLRETSFAATVTGSPLENACRVIRRYEPSGRGYYAGALALFSRDSGGGQRLDSPILIRAADIAPDGRVRVPVGATLVRDSEPSSEVAETWTKAAGVLTALGVRRRTATTTNPARPDGGFARDPLVAARLAARRDSLASFWLRPREELPAPAGQALIIDTGDSFTAMLAQVFRSLGLNPIVRGYATPPDELLDTRAELTVLGPGPGNPDDQDDTRMLRLRELAHQLVHRARTDEHPLLGVCLGHQLIGRELGLPLLRKPQPHQGLQRDIDLFGQRSTVGFYNSFTAHADDATATRLHTSGIELSRDADSGEVYAFRAPNIAGVQFHPESVLTLDGRTTVHELVQRLAPGLVGS
- a CDS encoding TIGR03986 family type III CRISPR-associated RAMP protein — translated: MNETFVNPYTFVPFPQAGPHRCAPQGHAGRGDLLSGTLVVTLHARTPLLLRGISSAQQPTDLPRRPDGTPMIPGSALKGALRSLHETLAGGCLRVFDEEFTPSYRDSASAREVGSPRMAVVAEHHDERTPPVLRLCTDEARKPRLHQEELARIHREEGPLTSGDRLRVDFDEQTGKPHRAHRDDNGEWVVLLSDTNARRADQPYYAHIRKLPADAKQQQLAPEVWERFRTAVAGTDDLRTARLRHRDEQQPFTEVTFSHKPHGQREAGEFTLGRRDLAAQVLRPGQPVWVHTDGDGTITKLQLGMIWRHPGETPTGERIDKQLLPCDDDQELCPSCRLFGSADTTGEDTPEAQQRSYRGHVRVGDATAVDEVTPHTPTLPPLGAPQPGAGQFYLHNDAKVRGNAANPPLREWGSAADNGQRPRTLRGRKHYWHTPTSEGAPPERGRARNHQHSSEMATEAAAFPAGTRFTARLAFTDLDEAQLGGLLACLLPGELLDRQLWQHVGGGRPLGYGSCTFEVDTAASEIQHSGARYGAAHEPIAPKPERFLEAFRDWARTHAPAARELWPQVAKALDPHTVDPDAVWYPPGAYWQQREHDPENFDKGYAFWERTSGKAMRTDGNVRTGHPLIALPELSEPEQRLPILPETNTGNDNKGVELPNQARHPGDGRKGQR
- a CDS encoding Cas10/Cmr2 second palm domain-containing protein — protein: MNTYLDVAVIRIQSWLTRVPHLRGRRGASAMIRRATDPETIDSLLAGKQHLAQRCAEAGHIDGVVPLQLHSDDAETTAWAEQHVIRHLRELLPGASLHTSLRRGTDRQQSQHSGTTVREREWPPVVSEWPPGKQCDWCHVWPACQHRETGSGADKKWEALCPDCLGRDDNAGYATSSKQDLVPGTEHELLERWEKQDFGTPAKVPDKFPELVTFGPPEDNTHLATVYADGNAISLFGRQLRATPTRKGEAGFDMPAAIDEATWSGLLHAIRDVTDEPRTTLPISAHFVGGDDVLVSLPAHHAWRFTRTLQERFGTCLRARLDEKGLDTVAAPSLSAAAVFHHHSSPLATAVDLAGELLARTKKHHRGRTAALVWQDITHDGPYDIDRAGIPLATLQNSWDALRELARHGGSTRANLAALARANEHDQLRKHAERLGIAHTLDRFTPESISLLDALGMVRWWKEDA
- a CDS encoding RAMP superfamily CRISPR-associated protein produces the protein MTSTVEFEIAFHSPFRVSTGHARSGVDATVSREDPLPNTSVKGVMRATATRLLGDDATIVEEVFGSPRVESPWRWGRVTTPDGSTWHRPQAAARLKIDPCTRTASTDMLAISEQTGAELAGFSVTQRHHLPPEELHRHRLVLAVTGQAIHSLGAETRRGLGWVGITCTNVDLDEQAVTDFLELGAS
- a CDS encoding type III-B CRISPR module-associated Cmr3 family protein; the protein is MNEYARVTVRLDETVVAGRNPRADSRQDTHEHIPGSVLRGALAAVWIQRHGTGITTTPEFTRIFEGEGGFGPLHCPASLPVPLSMRTHKYPHTNRCRQLWWDEARYETADFCPTADCASPLETGKGEPRGTVRTVDRTMNAMSPDGVTLDGGLYSQRALPDELRLTGWVHGDALRALYPDDTPVTELLLGSRRSLRGHATVEIDTETVPDPVECHGNEVILRLASPGVFVDEYGMPTDQPDREELSEVLGVRIQEITGSWPRWEETGGWHAASGLPKPVERVVSAGSTYRLRCEQPPTEQARRLLMTRGIGLRRREGFGGLYRIDPPVGIAELTSRIAPLTRSSRLLSLFRYRLDPLRNGTGDDTRFHNALRRDDIEEDIATAIRTLLDVEDPALYEQLLDFLDNLLENKR
- a CDS encoding RAMP superfamily CRISPR-associated protein; the protein is MKSALFRIRLRMRSPGGVTAPEASADPGQALRLRRDTSGRVHLPGSTVAGSLRAHCEHYEALAPTETRPGLFGQPPSGEKPEQRRASPVGVLGTLLRSAEQPVTSAPRTSIDRQRGAASNKTLHRAEQLPAGTEFDIVLRWDRPDERFDEFLRALRTWRPGLGRGTSHGAGLSEVVGLGHRVYDLATSRDLLDWLRTATPEDYPEAAPCEPHAPRNRLLDVELAIVDGIHIGIGGTDEEPDANPESTEGVEDVPKVSRVLRRDGQFLIPGTSLKGVLRSRVEYICRVVGAPACPEQSCGSCYPCEIFGYGGRSGHSRRSRVAVHDATITAPTLEERRHVAIDRFTGGAAPELLYTDEVLTGGRFRLHVEALEPLDELEQLHTLLLNTALADLHDGLVGIGARTTAGCGTVHVTDPDWQRPREMATLADRLRKESA